Part of the Streptomyces sp. NBC_01353 genome, CGTCTACCTCCCGCGCGACCGCTTCAACACCACCGTCCGCGAGCGCCTGACCGGCATCCTCATGGAGGAGCTCGACGGCACCAGCGTCGACTTCACCGCGTGGAACACCGAGTCGATCCTCTCCCGCCTCCACTTCGTCGTCCGTGTGGAGCCCGGCACCGAGCTGCCCCAGCTCTCCGACGCCGACAAGGACCGCATCGAGGCGCGGCTCGTCGAGGCCGCCCGCTCCTGGGCCGACGGCTTCGCCGAGGCCCTCAACGCCGAGACCGGGGAGGAGCGCGCCGCCGAGCTGCTGCGCAAGTACGGCAACGCCTTCCCCGAGGGCTACAAGGCCGACCACTCGCCGCGCTCCGCCGTGGCCGACCTGGTCCACCTCGAGCAGCTGACCCAGACCGGCAAGGAGTTCGCGCTCTCGCTGTACGAGCCGGTCGGTGCCCGTCCCGGCGAGCGCCGCTTCAAGATCTACAAGTCCGGCGACCAGATCTCCCTCTCCGCCGTGCTCCCGGTGCTCAACCGGCTCGGTGTCGAGGTCATCGACGAGCGTCCGTACGAGCTGCGCTGCGCCGACCGTACGCACGCCTGGGTCTACGACTTCGGTCTGCGGATGCCCACCCCGACCGCCAACGGCGCCTCCTTCAGCGACGACGCCCGTGAGCGGTTCCAGGAGGCGTTCGCCGCCACCTGGACCGGCCAGGCCGAGAACGACGGCTTCAACTCGCTGGTCCTGAGCGCCGGGCTGAACTGGCGCCAGGCGATGGTGCTGCGCGCCTACGCGAAGTACCTGCGCCAGGCCGGTTCGACGTTCAGCCAGGACTACATGGAGGACACCCTCCGCAACAACGTCCACACCACCCGGCTGCTCGTCTCGCTCTTCGAGGCCCGGATGTCCCCGGAGCGCCAGCGTGCCGGCATCGAGCTGATCGACGCGCTGCTCGAGGAGCTGGACGCCGCCCTCGACCAGGTCGCGAGCCTGGACGAGGACCGCATCCTGCGCTCGTTCCTCACCGTCATCAAGGCGACCCTGCGCACGAACTTCTTCCAGAACTCGACGGACGGCGTCCCGCACTCCTACGTGTCGATGAAGTTCGACCCGCAGGCCATCCCCGACCTCCCCGCGCCCCGCCCGGCGTTCGAGATCTGGGTGTACTCGCCGCGCGTCGAGGGCGTCCACCTGCGCTTCGGCAAGGTCGCCCGAGGCGGTCTGCGCTGGTCCGACCGGCGTGAGGACTTCCGTACCGAGATCCTCGGCCTGGTCAAGGCGCAGATGGTGAAGAACACCGTCATCGTGCCCGTCGGCGCCAAGGGCGGCTTCGTCGCCAAGCAGCTCCCGGACCCGTCCGTGGACCGCGACGCCTGGCTGGCCGAGGGCATCGCCAGCTACAAGACCTTCATCTCGGCGCTGCTCGACATCACCGACAACCTGGTCGCCGGCGAGGTCGTGCCCCCGGTCGACGTGGTCCGCCACGACGAGGACGACACCTACCTCGTCGTCGCCGCCGACAAGGGCACCGCGACCTTCTCCGACATCGCCAACGAGGTCGCCGTCTCCTACGGCTTCTGGCTCGGCGACGCCTTCGCCTCCGGCGGCTCGGCCGGCTACGACCACAAGGGCATGGGCATCACCGCCCGCGGCGCCTGGGAGTCCGTGAAGCGGCACTTCCGGGAGCTCGGTCACGACACCCAGACCCAGGACTTCACCGTCGTCGGTGTCGGCGACATGTCCGGCGACGTCTTCGGCAACGGAATGCTGCTCTCCGAGCACATCCGCCTGGTCGCGGCCTTCGACCACCGCCACATCTTCATCGACCCGACCCCGGACGCGGCCGTCTCGTACGCCGAGCGGCGCCGTCTCTTCGAGCTGCCCCGCAGCTCCTGGGCCGACTACAACACCGAGCTCCTCTCCGCGGGCGGCGGCATCCACCCCCGTACCGCCAAGTCGATTCCGGTCAACGCGCAGATGCGGGCGGCACTCGGCATCGAGGCCGGTGTCACCAAGATGACCCCGGCCGAGCTGATGCAGACGATCCTCCACTCGCCGGTCGACCTGCTGTGGAACGGCGGCATCGGTACGTACGTCAAGTCGTCCGCCGAGTCGAACGCGGACGTCGGCGACAAGGCGAACGACGCCATCCGCGTCAACGGCGAGGCCCTGCGGGTCAAGGTCGTCGGCGAGGGCGGCAACCTCGGTCTCACCCAGCTCGGCCGTATCGAGTTCGCCCGCAAGGGCGGCCCCGACGGCGAGGGCGGCAAGGTCAACACCGACGCCATCGACAACAGCGCCGGCGTGGACACCTCCGACCACGAGGTCAACATCAAGATCCTGCTCAACGGGCTCGTCACCGAAGGCGACATGACCGTGAAGCAGCGCAACAAGATCCTCGCCGAGATGACCGACGAGGTCGGCTCGCTCGTCCTGCGCAACAACTACGCGCAGAACGTCGCCCTGGGCAACGCCGTGGCGCAGTCGCCGTCCCTCCTCCACGCCCACCAGCGGTTCATGCGCCGCCTGGGCCGGGACGGAGCCCTCGACCGCTCGCTGGAGTTCCTGCCGCACGACCGGCAGATCCGGGAGCTGCTCAACAACGCCAAGGGCCTGAGCCAGCCGGAGCTCGCCGTCCTCCTCGCGTACACCAAGATCACGGTGGCCGACGAGCTGATCGGCACCGAGCTGCCGGACGACCCGTACCTGCGCGGTCTGCTCCGCGCGTACTTCCCGACGCAGCTGCGCGAGAAGTTCGCCGACGCGGTCGACACCCACCCGCTGCGCCGGGAGATCGTCACCACGGTCCTGGTCAACGACACCGTCAACACCGGTGGCTCGACCTTCCTGCACCGCCTTCGTGAGGAGACCGGCGCGTCGATCGAGGAGATCGTCCGCGCGCAGACCGCCGCCCGCGCCATCTTCCGGCTCGGCGAGGTCTGGGACGCCGTCGAGGCGCTCGACAACCGGGTCCCGGCCGATGTCCAGACCCGGATGCGGCTGCACTCCCGCCGTCTGGTCGAGCGCGGTACGCGCTGGCTGCTCGGCAACCGGCCGCAGCCGCTCCAGCTCGTCGAGACGATCGACTTCTTCGGTGAGCGCGTGGAGCAGGTCTGGGACGAGCTGCCGCAGCTGCTGCGCGGCGCGGACCTGGAGTGGTACCAGTCGATCCTGGAGGAGCTGACCGAGGTCGGCGTGCCGGAGGAGCTCGCCCTGCGGGTCGCCGGCTTCTCCTCCGCCTTCCCGACGCTCGACATCGTCGCGATCGCGGACCGCACCGCCAAGGACCCGATGGCGGTCGCCGAGGTCTACTACGACCTGGCCGACCGGCTGCGGATCACCCAGCTCATGGACCGGATCATCGAACTGCCGCGCGCCGACCGGTGGCAGTCGATGGCCCGCGCCTCCATCCGCGAGGACCTGTTCGCCGCGCACGCCGCCCTCACGGCGGACGTGCTCTCGGCGGGCAACGGCACCTCGACGCCGGAGGAGCGGTTCAAGGCCTGGGAGCAGAAGAACGCGGCGATCCTCGGCCGGGCGCGCACGACGCTGGAGGAGATCCAGGGCTCGGAGACCTTCGACCTGGCGAACCTGTCGGTGGCGATGCGGACCATGCGCCAGCTGCTGCGCGCGCACAGCTAGTCGGTACGAGTGAAAGGGGCCCCGCCGGTATCCGTACCGGCGGGGTCCCTTTGTCATACGGCGGCGGTGACGGTCGAGGTCCACAGGCGCCGCGCGGC contains:
- a CDS encoding NAD-glutamate dehydrogenase; protein product: MQTKLDEAKAELLARAARVAETGPVGGQLPTGPETGKRPDRDTLLDYLQRYYLHTAPEDLTDRDPVDVFGAALSHYRLAENRPQGTANVRVHTPTVEENGWTCSHSVVEVVTDDMPFLVDSVTNELSRQGRGIHVVIHPQVRVRRDLTGKLIEVLANGPKGEQAHDVLTESWIHVEIDRETDRADLKQITTDLLRVLSDVRETVEDWEKMRDTALRIAENLPDEPTADDLRPTEVEEARELLRWLSDDHFTFLGYREYELVNGDALAAVPGTGLGILRSDPHHTGEDDHHSHPVSPSFSRLPADARAKAREHKLLILTKANSRSTVHRPSYLDYVGVKKFDAEGNVIGERRFLGLFSSAAYTESVRRVPVIKRKVQEVLEGAGFSPNSHDGRDLLQILETYPRDELFQTPVDELRSIVTSVLYLQERRRLRLYLRQDEYGRYYSALVYLPRDRFNTTVRERLTGILMEELDGTSVDFTAWNTESILSRLHFVVRVEPGTELPQLSDADKDRIEARLVEAARSWADGFAEALNAETGEERAAELLRKYGNAFPEGYKADHSPRSAVADLVHLEQLTQTGKEFALSLYEPVGARPGERRFKIYKSGDQISLSAVLPVLNRLGVEVIDERPYELRCADRTHAWVYDFGLRMPTPTANGASFSDDARERFQEAFAATWTGQAENDGFNSLVLSAGLNWRQAMVLRAYAKYLRQAGSTFSQDYMEDTLRNNVHTTRLLVSLFEARMSPERQRAGIELIDALLEELDAALDQVASLDEDRILRSFLTVIKATLRTNFFQNSTDGVPHSYVSMKFDPQAIPDLPAPRPAFEIWVYSPRVEGVHLRFGKVARGGLRWSDRREDFRTEILGLVKAQMVKNTVIVPVGAKGGFVAKQLPDPSVDRDAWLAEGIASYKTFISALLDITDNLVAGEVVPPVDVVRHDEDDTYLVVAADKGTATFSDIANEVAVSYGFWLGDAFASGGSAGYDHKGMGITARGAWESVKRHFRELGHDTQTQDFTVVGVGDMSGDVFGNGMLLSEHIRLVAAFDHRHIFIDPTPDAAVSYAERRRLFELPRSSWADYNTELLSAGGGIHPRTAKSIPVNAQMRAALGIEAGVTKMTPAELMQTILHSPVDLLWNGGIGTYVKSSAESNADVGDKANDAIRVNGEALRVKVVGEGGNLGLTQLGRIEFARKGGPDGEGGKVNTDAIDNSAGVDTSDHEVNIKILLNGLVTEGDMTVKQRNKILAEMTDEVGSLVLRNNYAQNVALGNAVAQSPSLLHAHQRFMRRLGRDGALDRSLEFLPHDRQIRELLNNAKGLSQPELAVLLAYTKITVADELIGTELPDDPYLRGLLRAYFPTQLREKFADAVDTHPLRREIVTTVLVNDTVNTGGSTFLHRLREETGASIEEIVRAQTAARAIFRLGEVWDAVEALDNRVPADVQTRMRLHSRRLVERGTRWLLGNRPQPLQLVETIDFFGERVEQVWDELPQLLRGADLEWYQSILEELTEVGVPEELALRVAGFSSAFPTLDIVAIADRTAKDPMAVAEVYYDLADRLRITQLMDRIIELPRADRWQSMARASIREDLFAAHAALTADVLSAGNGTSTPEERFKAWEQKNAAILGRARTTLEEIQGSETFDLANLSVAMRTMRQLLRAHS